In Rhodococcus sp. OK302, one genomic interval encodes:
- a CDS encoding M23 family metallopeptidase has product MLIRRVPILFVSLIATVALAAAGCSSDSGTDSTNTTASPPAGSVVGVSVPDAFTALTLNAIGNSPLPFRGTDGKYHVAYDLQLTNATKVPASLDKIDVVDGTDPTKIIASFSGSALVDPTCVFGNCNRLRDLPAGYVDSAAIPPQESRVLFIDFTLDSLDQAPKAVLHHLYGTGAASPAFGAPGPIDYLAMPVAFSTQTVPVISPPVRGDNWIALNGCCEPGFPHRSSVMSVNGKLNNSQRFAIDWKRTNDQGEFYAGDKTDNESYVDYGTDILAVADATVVSILDGMEANAPGVLPASNPALAAKLTVENVDGNHVVLDLGDGVYAMYAHMISGSVKVKPGDKVTEGQVLGRLGNTGNANASHLHFQLMNGPSLLEADSLPYELESFGYDGQVAPQQIADADDYLSGTFLQGKLPKPESRTNEMPLNLAIVNFP; this is encoded by the coding sequence GTGCTCATACGCCGCGTGCCCATCCTTTTCGTCTCGCTGATAGCCACGGTCGCCCTTGCTGCGGCCGGATGTTCGTCGGACTCCGGCACTGATTCGACAAACACAACCGCGTCGCCACCGGCCGGTTCCGTTGTCGGCGTGAGCGTTCCGGATGCGTTTACCGCGCTCACCCTCAACGCGATCGGGAATTCGCCGCTGCCGTTCCGGGGAACCGACGGCAAGTATCACGTTGCCTACGATCTGCAACTCACCAACGCCACCAAGGTGCCGGCGAGCCTGGACAAGATCGATGTAGTCGACGGAACTGATCCGACAAAAATCATTGCCAGTTTCTCCGGTTCGGCACTGGTAGATCCGACGTGCGTCTTCGGCAACTGCAATCGACTGCGCGACCTGCCCGCGGGCTACGTCGACAGCGCTGCGATCCCGCCGCAGGAGAGTCGTGTCCTGTTCATCGACTTCACGCTGGACTCGCTCGACCAGGCGCCAAAGGCTGTATTGCACCATCTCTACGGAACCGGTGCTGCCTCACCGGCATTCGGTGCGCCCGGGCCCATCGACTATCTGGCAATGCCGGTCGCTTTCTCCACGCAGACCGTGCCGGTCATTTCGCCACCGGTGCGTGGTGACAACTGGATTGCGCTCAACGGTTGCTGCGAACCAGGTTTCCCGCATCGCAGTTCGGTGATGTCGGTCAACGGCAAACTGAACAACAGTCAGCGCTTCGCGATCGACTGGAAGCGCACCAATGACCAGGGCGAGTTCTATGCCGGTGACAAGACCGACAATGAGAGCTACGTCGACTACGGGACCGATATTCTTGCCGTTGCGGACGCCACGGTGGTCTCGATCCTCGACGGTATGGAGGCGAATGCTCCGGGCGTCCTGCCCGCCAGTAACCCGGCATTGGCAGCGAAATTGACTGTCGAGAATGTCGACGGGAATCACGTTGTGCTCGATCTGGGTGACGGCGTGTACGCAATGTACGCCCACATGATCTCCGGGTCGGTCAAGGTCAAACCCGGTGACAAGGTGACCGAAGGTCAGGTGCTCGGAAGGCTCGGAAACACCGGCAACGCCAATGCTTCACATCTGCATTTTCAGCTGATGAACGGACCGAGCCTGCTCGAGGCGGATTCGCTGCCGTACGAACTCGAGAGCTTTGGTTACGACGGGCAGGTTGCGCCGCAGCAGATCGCGGATGCAGACGACTACCTGAGTGGGACGTTCCTTCAGGGCAAGTTGCCGAAGCCGGAGTCGCGGACCAATGAAATGCCGCTCAACCTGGCGATTGTCAATTTCCCTTAG
- a CDS encoding dihydrofolate reductase family protein gives MLIYSMSVSVDGFITDRSGSFGWGGPNEEQFRFHISQVRELGSYLCGRRLYETMLPWETDPSMRDTEPGAAFADIWCALPKVVFSRTLDSVQGNARLAEASVADEVAAALDATDKDISIGGAGLAAEAIELGLVDELRMFRYPIILGGGTPFLPPVTEDIQLNLIETRTFGSRVIFEHYRRTERPRA, from the coding sequence ATGCTGATCTACTCGATGAGCGTCTCCGTGGACGGCTTCATCACCGACCGCTCAGGCTCGTTCGGGTGGGGAGGCCCCAACGAGGAACAGTTTCGGTTCCACATCTCTCAGGTACGCGAACTCGGCAGCTATCTGTGCGGCCGCAGACTTTACGAGACCATGCTGCCATGGGAGACCGACCCGTCGATGCGCGACACCGAGCCGGGAGCCGCATTCGCCGACATCTGGTGCGCTCTCCCGAAGGTCGTCTTCAGCCGCACACTCGACAGCGTTCAGGGCAATGCCCGGCTCGCTGAGGCATCGGTAGCCGACGAGGTCGCTGCCGCGCTCGATGCGACCGACAAAGACATCTCGATCGGCGGCGCCGGCCTCGCTGCAGAAGCGATCGAACTCGGCCTCGTCGACGAGCTACGCATGTTCCGTTATCCGATCATCCTCGGCGGCGGCACGCCCTTCCTGCCGCCCGTCACCGAAGACATACAGCTGAACCTCATCGAGACCAGGACGTTCGGCTCGCGCGTGATCTTCGAGCACTACAGACGCACTGAACGGCCACGTGCGTAG
- a CDS encoding TetR/AcrR family transcriptional regulator, whose translation MVSTATEGSKGKRGTLRDEQKRATRAKLVDAARTLFEERGYAAVTVDDIASVVGCSRATFYVHFPSRVEMLKTIGAAGMATSAFASYMDLDEVLDSGSRAEFTLWLEQSFDWFDENKRLLPAWDEAVALEPEFRITARDGISGLPDAMPKYLSRWPADEQDEARLRVELLVTQLERFFTRWAVQGTIDVTRAQAARVLTDIWFPALSPADPESPKSL comes from the coding sequence ATTGTGAGTACGGCAACTGAGGGCTCGAAAGGCAAGCGTGGAACGCTGCGCGACGAGCAGAAACGCGCGACACGGGCCAAGCTCGTGGACGCGGCACGAACCTTGTTCGAAGAGCGTGGGTACGCAGCGGTGACGGTCGATGACATCGCCTCCGTAGTGGGATGCAGCCGGGCCACGTTTTACGTGCATTTCCCCAGTCGGGTCGAAATGCTGAAGACGATCGGCGCGGCCGGAATGGCCACCAGTGCATTTGCGTCCTACATGGATCTCGACGAGGTGCTGGACTCGGGTTCGCGCGCAGAATTCACTCTTTGGCTCGAGCAGTCTTTCGACTGGTTCGACGAAAACAAGCGCCTGCTACCCGCCTGGGACGAGGCAGTCGCGCTCGAGCCCGAGTTCCGGATCACTGCCCGAGACGGGATCAGTGGGTTGCCCGATGCGATGCCGAAGTATTTGTCGCGTTGGCCGGCAGATGAGCAGGACGAGGCGCGGTTGCGGGTCGAATTACTTGTCACTCAGCTCGAACGATTCTTCACCCGCTGGGCGGTGCAGGGAACCATCGACGTGACCCGCGCTCAAGCAGCCCGGGTGTTGACGGATATCTGGTTCCCGGCGTTGTCGCCAGCCGATCCGGAATCACCAAAGAGCTTGTAG